The Paenibacillus sp. 481 DNA window CGTGTGACTGTGTTGTGCTGGGGCTGCGCCAATTGATGTCACCGTTACTTCTTTAATTTTTAGCTCAGTGTATTGCTTTACCCTAATTTCAGCCGCCGCGATTTCTTCGGGTTTTGCCCAAACGAGTGATGCATCAATTGTTGCGACTACATTAGTTGCTCCATTGATGATCAATATCGCGTCGAGCGCTTTTTCAATTACATCGGGACCGCCACCAGGAGGAAGGAATTCAGCAGTTTGCCCCGAATTGGCGTAGGCATACAGTATTTCACCCTCTGTCGGGTCCTGTGCAAAAATACCAATCTCGCGCAAGTAGAAGCCCGCTACGATGTCTTTATTTGTGATGACAGTTCCAACAACTGCTTTCCCCTCGCCTTGGAGGGCCAATTTGGCAACACCTAATGATTTTTTCTCACTGATAAGTCTATTCAAGCTGATAGGGTCGGAAGTTCCTAGCTGACCGTCACCGAGTGCGAAACGGGTATAACGTAACTGCACTCCGGTTTGAGCCTTGGCGTGAAGATTTCGACCTTTTTGTGTCAGTGTGAATCCGTTAAACGCAGCCATTATGTCACCACCTGTTCTATTGTTAATTTTTCGCCCATGTGCAAAGCACCTGCAAAATACAAATTCATATTTTCGGTCTGTGAAATAACGATCTTTTCAAGCCGAGCACTCAACCGAGTCACAGATTCGACAGCCTTTATAAACTCTTGTGCCTTTGAGGTGGTCACATCCGGATTGTTCGTAATAACCCTGTAATGATAGGGCTGTCCGCCATATTCAAACCATTCCTCGACTTTGCCTTCACCAAAAAGGGATGTCACCAATTCCTCTATAGCGCTCGGCGTTGCCTTACGCCTATGCCATGGAATCGCATTTTTAACAAGCTCCCGCCTCTGCTGCAACGGAAGAGTAGGATCATAGAAATCGACGTGAAACTCCCAAGCCAGATCGTCCACTTCTTCGTCGGTCAATTCGTCCATACGTGAAAAGCGTGGCAGCTGCCTGATTTCTTCTATGAGCTCATCCAATTCTCTATCAATGGCTATAGCTGCCGCTTTAATATTTGGATCTTTAGCTACGTTAGAAGGTAGCAGATCGAGCAAACTAACACGGACAATATCAATCATCAGCCAGCCCCCTATACGTCACAGTAGGCGTCGAGGTAACCGCTATTTCGGCGGCTGCAATCACTCCATACGTCGGGCTAACGACATCGACACGATGAGCTCCCGCCAACATTACTCGTCGTATAAGTTCAGACGGGTTAACATCACGCCCTAACTTTGACTTTTGCCACACCACAAAATCATTCACCGCTTGCGCAACAGCAGACTGTATGGTGACTGCTTCCGCCGCACGCTCACGAATAATCCAATACGAAAGATCTATGGTGTATGGTTTTGTCGTCGGTGCTGCAACCGTAACCCTGTCGGTGAGAGGTCGAACTTTTCTATCGTTTAATGCCACGGTGACAGCATTAAGAATGTCCTGCGTCGGCATCCCGCCACCAGTCAGAAGTGGAACAACCCGAACCTCTCCAGGTGCTGGCGAGCTCACACTAACATCAATAATTGCTGGGCTGGCAGTCTTAGCCCAATATTGATATGCCCCAACAGGTCCGGCCACAGAAAATGATTCAGGCGCCGTTCGTATGCGATCACGGTATGAGTCATCAGATTCTATTTCTGCTCCACCACTGCTTTCAGTATTGTTACGTACATTTGCAACAAAAGGTATAGGGTCAACGAGGGTATCAATTTGTCCTACCAAAAATCCGTTTCCTACTAATCCCGATGTGGTGCAAGAGCACGCTATGTCAAGAGATAGCTCCCCTGGTCGTATTTCCGCCACATTGTCAGTTACGAAGAACAGTTGGCTCCCGCCACCTGTCACCCTTGTACCTGCTGGAATAGTAACCGCAGACGGGCGCGGCGCGGAAAGCGTGAACCTAACAGTCGTCTTTGCCGCTGCTGCTGGTAACCGCTTAGTTTCCGAGCGTGCACCAATATGGTCTAGGAAATCTCCCCTAGCGTATTTCAAATGATCCAACTTTTTGCCATGGTTTATAAGAACGTGTTGATGGCTCAACATTTGTGCCGTAGCCAATAAAAAAAGGCGTATCGGGTCCGCAGGAAATAATTTGCGACCTGATACTGCCTCAAACGTGGAAACTAAGTTGTTAATAGTTTTGTTTACGTCTTCATCAACGAAAGTTATGTCTGGTAATTGGTTTAAACTACTCACCTTCCCCCTCCTCCACTAAACCATATCTCACAATCGGGATGAGTTGTCCCAACTGCTCTCCATCCTCATAAACTACTTCTATTACTTGTACGCGATGTTCGTACGTGTGAATAGCTGTTATGATCTCACCTGTCATTCTCGCTTGCACAAGTTCTTGCGGCTCGTCCAGCATGGAAGCGTCAAAACCAAACTCCCTATCCAATGGTACGCTACCGACCATCGTCCCCAAAATGGTACGTAAGTTTTGATTGATCTCTTCAATTCCATCCGGAGCAAAGTCGATACCTGTGCTTTCTCTCCTAACTTCAAATGTTCGCATCTTATCGCCTCACATTACGAACGTACTCTTCCAAGTTAACTGTGACACCGCCAGATAGAATTCTACCCTTGTTGTCTATTTGCTCCCATTTTTGTTCCACTGATGTGATGACCCACATTCCGGTTCCGATCGTTCTGCCGCCAACAATGAGTGGAACAGCTTTTCCGGTGGCTGCGAGCTGCTGCAATTTTGCCATTTCATTAATCGGGTTCATGCCACGTTGTATGCTAAATTGCATCGCAAATGAAGCCGTATCAAGGTTAGGCCCTATCCATTGAGTTAGCGGCTTGCGACCAAGTACTTCATGCTTTGCCCACCGTCCAGCAGTGCTACGACTGAACCCGTCGAAAGTACGTATCTTTTGGTTTGTGGCCACGAAAACTATTCCACCGAGTGAACCGATCATGGTGAGATACCGCCATGTGAAATTTTACCTGTCACTGTGAGGTTGCCTTCGATTCGCACACCATCTGGCGCTTTAATGGTTGTTTTACCTTCGACTACGATACCGCTCATCGCTTTTATATTCAGTATTTTTGTCTCACTGTCATAAAAAACAAAACTACCATCTTCAAACCAAACACCGAGCTGGCTTGATTTAGTAGTCGGCGGCTTGTCATCTTCCCCATAATAAGAGCCAATGCAAAACCCCTGATCATCGTCAAAAACACAAACAACCATGTCCCCAACTGCAGACATGGCGTAGACTTTTGCGCTATTGGTTTGCAAAAAGACAATAGGCAGCTCGTCAGACACTATGTCGTCCTGATCAGCAAATGTGACACGGACAGTTGCTTGAGCTGCATTTACGCTTGAAACTGTACCGATGCGGATCATGCTACCACCCCAATACTTTTCTTATTTCTAAGTCGGTACGGTATCCACCTGAACCAACGGCATGCTTTGCACTCACAATGATGTACTTGCCATCGAATCGACCGAAGTCTTTTAGTTGGATTGTAGCGCCTGCTGCCAGCCTAACGTCACCCATCATGGACAAGCTTGCTTTTCCGACTTCTTTATTTTTTTCTCGTAACTTCTTCTTCGCCAATCGTATGCCTGCAGCTTGAGAGTCTATCTTTTCTTTAATTCGCAATGTCGGTCCCGTCTTCGGTGCGCCTGGCGGTGTGTACGAAGCTTGTATTGTTTTTGTCATCTTCTTTTTTTTATGTTGATACGTAACAACACAAGAACGATACGCCGCTCCTGATGTACTCCAGCTAAACGAATACGAACTGACATTGCTTTCCCCGCGGTTAATCGTCATAATTGGCGCCTGTTGCTCAAATTTTGCTTCATCAAACAACACGAGCTTTCCGCCTGTGATCTTGATAGCCACCCCTTCTTTAATGCAAGCATCCATAAGAAAAGCCATGTCGGACTGGTCTTGCTGTTCAATGCGATCATACGTTGTGTCATCTGCGCTGAAAAAAAGCTTCAAACCTGCCCTTTTTGCGATGTCACGTGCTAGGGTTGATAGTTTTACCTTTTCCCATGCCCTAGTTCGTTTTTCATGGCGAATTGACGCACTTACTGGCAAAGATAAGGCTTTGATCTGCACTGTGTCCGGTGGACCAGCGAAGTCCACGGCATCCACGGAAAATGTCCCGCACGGAAGCTTCATGGTCTCGCCGTGTTTAAACCAGTTGTGCGTGATGATTTCCGCCTTGATTTTATCTCCCGCCATCGAAATCCAGTCCGATTGCCAGCGGCGTTCGCGGTCTGCAAGTGTGAGCTGCAAGTCATCTAAGTAGCCAGGTGCCGCATCCGAGTAATTGAAATCAATCAACCAATCGGATAACGGCCCTGAAATGTCTTTTCCGTTATATGTGAGTTTCAGTTCTGCGCGGCGAGCGCTCATGATTTTGGTCAATCATCGTCACCTCGTTTCCACGGAGGCAATGTATCCGCACTTTCAATTGGCGCGTCCGGTACAAACAGCTTCACTCCTGAACCAAATACAACTATGTGAGCGTAATCAGGGTTGGCGTTCATGAGTAGTGTCATTTTCCGCTCATCGCCGTACATCCTGTGAGCAACGATGTCCCATGTGTCGCCCTGTATCGTTACATATTGTCTCATTACTTCATACTCACCCGCCCAACTTGTTGTTTGAAAGCATTGAATTGGCGCTCAAAATCCGGTTGAGTGGCTGCAACAGCTCTTTTAACTACTTGCTCATCAGCATTCCCGTGGACGATTATTGTTGGACTAAAGATAAAGTCCCCAACCGTTGTTGTTCCGCCGCCTCCACGTGGTGTTACACCAAGCATGCTACCAGCAGTTTTCCACAAATCCATTGAGCGCTGCGAGTTGTTTATGGGGACAATTACTTCCTTGTCTCCGCCTTCTCCAATCCACGCCAATTCCGGACGGGAAACAATGCCCCCCTCCGCATAGCCTTTGACTTTTTCAAGCAGCGGAATCTGCACTCCAAACTTGCCTCCACCAGGAAGGTCAAAGCTAATAGAGTTCATGCTCTCAATTGCACCGTTTATCAGGTCTATTGCAATGTTAATTGGCGCAACTAGAAACTCTCCTAAGCCTTTAAATATCCCAATGAAAATATCTTTTACGCCTTGCCAAGCACCCTCCCAGTTACCCGTAAAAACATTTGTGATAAAGTCGGTGATCCCTTTAAAGGCGATCAATAATCCGTCGATAACACCTTCTACACCGTCTATTGCCGTCATAACGACGTTTTCGATGATTGGAAAACATTCGTTGAATGCGTTAAACAACTCATCCAAGATTGGCTTTACAAATTCAAAAATTGCGTTGAATGCGTCTCCGATGCTGTTAGCAATTTCAACGATGCGTGGCAGAAAAGCATCCATCATGGACGAAAGTTTTGGGAAAACCTTAGTGGCTAGAAAATCAAATATTTTTGAGATAACCGGCCATATCTTGTCCATTAGGTATGTCACCACTGGCATCAGTGCATCGGTAATTTCAAGCCCCACTTCATAAAATGTAGCACCGATGGACGCCACAACGGGAATTACTTGGGCGATGATACTGCCGATGGACTCTATCACTGACATGACATGCGGCTTAATATCGGTCCACAGCGCGATCATACTTTCTTTTATCGCGCCGACTTTTTGAAATGTACCATCCATGCCCGCAGAATCCAAACCACTCATAAAAAGATCTTTTACAAATACCATCGCATTACCTACACCCTGAAATGCGACTCGGACTGCTGCTCCCCATGATTTCGCTTGATCTGACTCTAGCCATGTTGTCATACTACCTACAAAATCAGCAGCAGCCGTTGCTACTTTTTTGATTAGCGGCATTGTTGGTAATAATGCCGCAATTTGTAGCGTCTCCATCGCGCCCGAAAATTGTTCGACTGCTCCCTTCGCGTTATCCATTTTTCCTTTCGCAACATCTAACGCGGTAGTCTCACTCATTTCTTTGTTAAACTTCTTTACTCCCTCGGCCCCTGCCTCGAAGAGAATATTTCCAGCTCGTACAGCATCAGATCCGAACATTGTTTGAAGCGCCTGCGCTCTTTGCTGATCAGTTAAATGTTTCATGGATTTTTGCAATAATCCAGAGATTTGACTGAGATCTTTCAGCTTGCCTTTAGCCGTGAAGAACTGGTTGGCACCTTTCGATGTCATCAATCCTAATTGATGGAAAAGTTTAATTTGCTCTTTGCTCTTAGGTTGGAGTGTCGCAAGCATCGTTTTTAACGATGTACCAGCATCAGACCCTTTGAGTCCCTTATTTGCGAAAAGCCCCATCGCTATGCTAGTGTCACGAAACGTCATTCCAACGCCCGAAGCAACAGCAGAAACGGCCGATAAACTGTATCTCATCTCTTCAACACTGGTGGCTGAGGCATTTGCTACCCCAGCAAGAATATTCGCAGCATCAGCAGCTTTCATTCCATCTTTTGAATATGCGTTCATCGCTGTGGACATGATTTCGGCAGCCTCAGCGAGTTCAACTCCTCCTGCAGCAGCGAGGTTCAAAGACGCTTCAAGCCCGTCCCCCATTACTTGTTTAGTAGACATGCCCGCTTTGATCAATTCCTCCATGCCCTGTGCAGCTTCAAGAGCTGAGTATTTTGTCGTTGCCCCCATTTTCAATGCAAGAGCTTGAACCTTACCCATTTCATTGTTAGCGAGACCGCCCAGTACCTGAACTGAATCAATCTGTGCCTCAAAATCCATTGCTTTTTTCGTGGAACTACCGACCGCATATGCAGCTCCAGCTCCAACAGCGAGTGCAGGTGCTGACATAAGAGCCGCACCTACAAAGGCCCCACCCGCTGCACCTCCAGCTCCGCCCCTACCCCCAGCACCTCCAGAACCCGGACTAGGCCCGTGCATACCTTGGATTCGCCTCATCTGCTGCTCTAAATCCCTTATTTGCTCAACGTATGTTCGAATGTCGCTGCCAAACTGGTTTGAAGGCATTCGTATCGAGCGAATGCTTCGCAAGGAGTGTTCTACGCTACGTAAATCCGGTACGAGATCACGCAGTTCTCGTTTTAGGCCGGCAAAGACATTCGCCGGACCCCGAAATCTCCTGAATTTGAGTTCTAATTTGTCTATACCATTTTCGACTTGTTCAATGTAGTTCTGTATCCCATTCCCTAAGTGATTAGATGGCATTCGTATCGAGCGCATGCTTCGCAAGGAGTGTTCTACGCTACGTAAGTCAGGTACTAGCTCGCGGGTTTCTCTTTTCAAACTTGCGAAGACGTTGGTGGGCCCACGAAAACTCCTAAATCGTAGTTCTAGCTTTTTAACTCCATCTTCTATCATTTCCAAGTCACTTACCGCAGTTTGCATGGTGTTAGAGTAGTTTGACTGGAATTTGGCCGCTAACTCAAAAGCAATTTTATAAATTTTAGACATCCACTCACCTCTCCCTCTTCGGCTGGCTATCCTTTATCGCTTCTGCCCAGCTCATCAAATCAGTAAGGGGGAGATCTAACCAATACGGTACAGGGGTTTGAGTTGACATAGAAAAAGAGACAACCGCTTTTTTTAGCAGTTGTCCCCCATTCTTATCTGCAAGGCCTAACTTAGCAAAAAACCCTGTACCTTGACTGTAATTTTTGAGAAGTCTTTTGCAGGCATCGCAGCTACCATCTCATATGGCACGCGAGCAGCACACGCTGCAACATGTGCGAGATATTTTTTTGACATCTCGTACACGTGAATTTGCTCTGTTGTTGATTCTTTGACGCGACGCTCACAGAGCATCATGTCATCTCCTGTCAAGCTATCGAGGTCAAGAAGAACTTCGGTATATTCTTGCCCTTCAAATTTAAAAGGCCGACTGAGCTCAAAAATCCGCTCGTCGGCCTCTTTGTTCAATTTTATTGTTTTATCTTTACTCATGATTAAATTCCTCCTTTGTTATAGTCCTAACTGTGAACGCATTTTTGCAAGGTAATCGACACCATCGATAATAAATTTAAAATTGTATTTGTCGATCTCAAGCAGCACTTTTCCACCAACCTCAAGTTTGTAATAAATGACTTCAAACTCATTTAATGAGTCTGTTGTCGCACCGACAGCTAGTTTTCCAGTTTCAAACTTTTTCGGAATCGCCCGAACCGAGGCCTTTATCCCCACTTGATCGTACGAGCTGGTGGTTGGATTGAAGACTTGTTCGGATGCTCGGAAGTCTAGTGCATGTGCAACTGGAGCTGCTAAACGAATAGCAGCTGGTTCAATCGCACGCCAATTCAATGTGCATGTCATGCTTGCGAGAGCGCCAATTGTTGGGCTGTTCACTTCTCCGAAAATTCCTGCACCCTTCACCGCCTCGGTAAGGGATTCGACGCTTGGTAACTGCACTTCGGATGTACCTAGGAACGTACTACCGTTTAAGTACACCGTGTATTGGGATACTCTTTCAGCAATTTGTCGAGTCAATTTCAATTCCCCCTTCCTGTATTAACCACCTATAGCACTCAGGTACTGCGGATCGTATTCAATAAGAAAGCGCATTTCCTGCGCAGGCGTCGGCGGTGTAACAAAGATATGAAATTTGAGCTTGCCATTCATAAGATCGCTAGCTGGGTTTTCTTCTTTCAAAAATTCAACTCTACCACCCAGTATGAATTGATTCGCTTGTAAGCCGTTTAACCAAATGTTCAGGCTGTCTGTAACAGCTTCAACGAGCCGTTTGTTTGCTGGATTATCTACGTATTTCCAATACGTGATTATAACTGTGTTGGAGATATAGTCGAACATTCGCCGTACAGCGATGAATGCTGCGACTGGGCTTGTATCATCAGGAAAGGCAGCTGTGCGGTTGCCCCATGCTTTGAATCCGCCAATGAAATTCAAAACAGTACTGATTCCGTGAGAGTTGATGAACTGGGCTTGGTCCGGCCCCAAAAGCAGTTCGTCACCGTTCTCCAACACAGCTGCATTAGCTTGGATTGCTTTGTTCGACGGACTCATGTATGGAACGCCGCCATTCTCGGCATCAAGTTTGCAAATCACTCCTGCCAGATGCGTCGATAGGTGATATTTTTTGCCGCCAAATTTCACTTTCGGAAAAGCTGCGATCTGACGGTCGGAAGTGATTCGATTGTCATTTTTCCATTGCGGTAAGTCTGTATACTTCTTGTCTGCAGGTAAGTCCACAAGAACTTGTGCCTTGAAATGACCGTTTATGCTACCTGCTTTCGCGGCCATAACAGCCGCCACTACTGAATCATGTGAATAACCTGGGGCCAATACAAGACCAGGCAACACTCGATAGCGTGGGAATACTTGATTCAACAACTCCAATCCTGTTACTTTTCCTGTGACAGAATCAACGCCGCCAACAATGTCAGTAGACTTGATTACGGTCGGGTCCAACTTGTCGTACCCTATTTGCAGTGATGTGACAGTTGGTAGAATCGCGCCTCCAGCTTTTGCCGTAACTACTAGGTGACCCACATCATTGAAGGCAGTTGTGTAGTCTTTACCTAATTGGTATGGCGTCGTGCCGTCCGATGACTTTACCTGCACACTTGCAGCCAAAACACCCTCAACTTTAATGGTGGCTACTCCCGCCGTAACAGGAACGGAAGCAGGAGCGACAGTTGCTTTGTGCTTGGACGGGTCCATAACATTAACAAAAACTACTGGTGACTGATTGTACAATTTGTAATGCGAGTCCATAAACTCACATAAAGAAAATGATGTCCAATCATTTGAATACCCCAGCACTTCCACTGCTTCTGAAAAACTGTTGCAAAGTACAGGCGTATTAACTGCCGGCTGCTTCGCTAAATTTATCGGAGCCGTTCCGAACACGACAGGAACTGTCGCCTGTGGCGGCGCTGGCGAAAGAACCGATAGTGGAACCTCTTGTGTAAAAACTCCATGCCGTT harbors:
- a CDS encoding phage tail tape measure protein, which encodes MSKIYKIAFELAAKFQSNYSNTMQTAVSDLEMIEDGVKKLELRFRSFRGPTNVFASLKRETRELVPDLRSVEHSLRSMRSIRMPSNHLGNGIQNYIEQVENGIDKLELKFRRFRGPANVFAGLKRELRDLVPDLRSVEHSLRSIRSIRMPSNQFGSDIRTYVEQIRDLEQQMRRIQGMHGPSPGSGGAGGRGGAGGAAGGAFVGAALMSAPALAVGAGAAYAVGSSTKKAMDFEAQIDSVQVLGGLANNEMGKVQALALKMGATTKYSALEAAQGMEELIKAGMSTKQVMGDGLEASLNLAAAGGVELAEAAEIMSTAMNAYSKDGMKAADAANILAGVANASATSVEEMRYSLSAVSAVASGVGMTFRDTSIAMGLFANKGLKGSDAGTSLKTMLATLQPKSKEQIKLFHQLGLMTSKGANQFFTAKGKLKDLSQISGLLQKSMKHLTDQQRAQALQTMFGSDAVRAGNILFEAGAEGVKKFNKEMSETTALDVAKGKMDNAKGAVEQFSGAMETLQIAALLPTMPLIKKVATAAADFVGSMTTWLESDQAKSWGAAVRVAFQGVGNAMVFVKDLFMSGLDSAGMDGTFQKVGAIKESMIALWTDIKPHVMSVIESIGSIIAQVIPVVASIGATFYEVGLEITDALMPVVTYLMDKIWPVISKIFDFLATKVFPKLSSMMDAFLPRIVEIANSIGDAFNAIFEFVKPILDELFNAFNECFPIIENVVMTAIDGVEGVIDGLLIAFKGITDFITNVFTGNWEGAWQGVKDIFIGIFKGLGEFLVAPINIAIDLINGAIESMNSISFDLPGGGKFGVQIPLLEKVKGYAEGGIVSRPELAWIGEGGDKEVIVPINNSQRSMDLWKTAGSMLGVTPRGGGGTTTVGDFIFSPTIIVHGNADEQVVKRAVAATQPDFERQFNAFKQQVGRVSMK
- a CDS encoding GPW/gp25 family protein — encoded protein: MRTFEVRRESTGIDFAPDGIEEINQNLRTILGTMVGSVPLDREFGFDASMLDEPQELVQARMTGEIITAIHTYEHRVQVIEVVYEDGEQLGQLIPIVRYGLVEEGEGE
- a CDS encoding phage baseplate assembly protein V is translated as MIRIGTVSSVNAAQATVRVTFADQDDIVSDELPIVFLQTNSAKVYAMSAVGDMVVCVFDDDQGFCIGSYYGEDDKPPTTKSSQLGVWFEDGSFVFYDSETKILNIKAMSGIVVEGKTTIKAPDGVRIEGNLTVTGKISHGGISP
- a CDS encoding phage major tail tube protein, yielding MTRQIAERVSQYTVYLNGSTFLGTSEVQLPSVESLTEAVKGAGIFGEVNSPTIGALASMTCTLNWRAIEPAAIRLAAPVAHALDFRASEQVFNPTTSSYDQVGIKASVRAIPKKFETGKLAVGATTDSLNEFEVIYYKLEVGGKVLLEIDKYNFKFIIDGVDYLAKMRSQLGL
- a CDS encoding phage tail protein gives rise to the protein MATNQKIRTFDGFSRSTAGRWAKHEVLGRKPLTQWIGPNLDTASFAMQFSIQRGMNPINEMAKLQQLAATGKAVPLIVGGRTIGTGMWVITSVEQKWEQIDNKGRILSGGVTVNLEEYVRNVRR
- a CDS encoding baseplate assembly protein; protein product: MSSLNQLPDITFVDEDVNKTINNLVSTFEAVSGRKLFPADPIRLFLLATAQMLSHQHVLINHGKKLDHLKYARGDFLDHIGARSETKRLPAAAAKTTVRFTLSAPRPSAVTIPAGTRVTGGGSQLFFVTDNVAEIRPGELSLDIACSCTTSGLVGNGFLVGQIDTLVDPIPFVANVRNNTESSGGAEIESDDSYRDRIRTAPESFSVAGPVGAYQYWAKTASPAIIDVSVSSPAPGEVRVVPLLTGGGMPTQDILNAVTVALNDRKVRPLTDRVTVAAPTTKPYTIDLSYWIIRERAAEAVTIQSAVAQAVNDFVVWQKSKLGRDVNPSELIRRVMLAGAHRVDVVSPTYGVIAAAEIAVTSTPTVTYRGLADD
- a CDS encoding phage tail protein I, translated to MIDIVRVSLLDLLPSNVAKDPNIKAAAIAIDRELDELIEEIRQLPRFSRMDELTDEEVDDLAWEFHVDFYDPTLPLQQRRELVKNAIPWHRRKATPSAIEELVTSLFGEGKVEEWFEYGGQPYHYRVITNNPDVTTSKAQEFIKAVESVTRLSARLEKIVISQTENMNLYFAGALHMGEKLTIEQVVT
- a CDS encoding phage tail assembly protein; the encoded protein is MSKDKTIKLNKEADERIFELSRPFKFEGQEYTEVLLDLDSLTGDDMMLCERRVKESTTEQIHVYEMSKKYLAHVAACAARVPYEMVAAMPAKDFSKITVKVQGFLLS
- a CDS encoding tail protein X; this translates as MRQYVTIQGDTWDIVAHRMYGDERKMTLLMNANPDYAHIVVFGSGVKLFVPDAPIESADTLPPWKRGDDD
- a CDS encoding phage tail sheath family protein, with amino-acid sequence MERHGVFTQEVPLSVLSPAPPQATVPVVFGTAPINLAKQPAVNTPVLCNSFSEAVEVLGYSNDWTSFSLCEFMDSHYKLYNQSPVVFVNVMDPSKHKATVAPASVPVTAGVATIKVEGVLAASVQVKSSDGTTPYQLGKDYTTAFNDVGHLVVTAKAGGAILPTVTSLQIGYDKLDPTVIKSTDIVGGVDSVTGKVTGLELLNQVFPRYRVLPGLVLAPGYSHDSVVAAVMAAKAGSINGHFKAQVLVDLPADKKYTDLPQWKNDNRITSDRQIAAFPKVKFGGKKYHLSTHLAGVICKLDAENGGVPYMSPSNKAIQANAAVLENGDELLLGPDQAQFINSHGISTVLNFIGGFKAWGNRTAAFPDDTSPVAAFIAVRRMFDYISNTVIITYWKYVDNPANKRLVEAVTDSLNIWLNGLQANQFILGGRVEFLKEENPASDLMNGKLKFHIFVTPPTPAQEMRFLIEYDPQYLSAIGG
- a CDS encoding phage late control D family protein: MSARRAELKLTYNGKDISGPLSDWLIDFNYSDAAPGYLDDLQLTLADRERRWQSDWISMAGDKIKAEIITHNWFKHGETMKLPCGTFSVDAVDFAGPPDTVQIKALSLPVSASIRHEKRTRAWEKVKLSTLARDIAKRAGLKLFFSADDTTYDRIEQQDQSDMAFLMDACIKEGVAIKITGGKLVLFDEAKFEQQAPIMTINRGESNVSSYSFSWSTSGAAYRSCVVTYQHKKKKMTKTIQASYTPPGAPKTGPTLRIKEKIDSQAAGIRLAKKKLREKNKEVGKASLSMMGDVRLAAGATIQLKDFGRFDGKYIIVSAKHAVGSGGYRTDLEIRKVLGW